A single Streptomyces sp. Edi2 DNA region contains:
- a CDS encoding acetyl-CoA C-acyltransferase codes for MPRTARDVVFVDGVRTPFGKAGPKGIYHETRADDLVVKAIRELLRRNPALDPAKIDEVAIAATTQIGDQGLTLGRTAGILAGLPQSVPGYSIDRMCAGALTAVTATAGSIAFGAYDAVIAGGVEHMGRHPMGEAVDPNPRFVSEKLVDQSALFMGMTAENLHDRYPHITKQRADEYAVRSQEKAAKAYANGKIQQDLVPISVRNTNAEVGETGWGLVTADEPMRPGTTLENLAGLKTPFRTHGRVTAGNAAGLNDGATASILASEDFAQEHDLPVKMRLVSYAFAGVEPEVMGYGPIPATEKALAKAGLGIGDIGLFEVNEAFAVQVLAFLDHYGIADDDTRVNQYGGAIAFGHPLASSGVRLMTQLARQFEEQPEVRYGLTTMCVGFGMGATVIWENPNHKDAGGDK; via the coding sequence GTGCCTCGTACCGCTAGGGACGTCGTCTTCGTCGACGGCGTCCGCACCCCGTTCGGCAAGGCGGGCCCGAAGGGCATCTACCACGAGACCCGCGCCGACGATCTCGTCGTGAAGGCCATCCGGGAGCTGCTGCGCCGCAACCCGGCCCTGGACCCCGCGAAGATCGACGAGGTCGCCATCGCCGCCACCACCCAGATCGGTGACCAGGGTCTGACCCTCGGCCGGACCGCCGGCATCCTGGCCGGGCTGCCGCAGTCCGTGCCCGGTTACTCCATCGACCGCATGTGTGCCGGTGCGCTGACCGCCGTGACCGCCACCGCGGGCTCCATCGCCTTCGGTGCGTACGACGCCGTCATCGCCGGTGGTGTCGAGCACATGGGGCGCCACCCCATGGGCGAGGCCGTCGACCCCAACCCGCGGTTCGTGAGCGAAAAGCTCGTCGACCAGTCCGCCCTGTTCATGGGCATGACCGCGGAGAACCTTCACGACCGCTACCCGCACATCACCAAGCAGCGCGCCGACGAGTACGCCGTGCGCTCGCAGGAGAAGGCGGCGAAGGCGTACGCGAACGGCAAGATCCAGCAGGACCTGGTGCCGATCTCGGTGCGCAACACCAACGCGGAGGTCGGCGAGACCGGCTGGGGCCTGGTGACCGCCGACGAGCCGATGCGTCCGGGGACGACCCTGGAGAACCTTGCCGGCCTGAAGACGCCGTTCCGTACGCACGGCCGCGTCACGGCCGGTAACGCCGCGGGTCTCAACGACGGCGCCACCGCCTCGATCCTCGCCTCCGAGGACTTCGCCCAGGAGCACGACCTCCCGGTCAAGATGCGCCTGGTCTCCTACGCCTTCGCGGGCGTCGAGCCCGAGGTCATGGGCTACGGCCCGATCCCGGCCACCGAGAAGGCCCTCGCCAAGGCGGGCCTGGGCATCGGTGACATCGGCCTGTTCGAGGTCAACGAGGCGTTCGCCGTGCAGGTCCTCGCCTTCCTCGACCACTACGGCATCGCCGACGACGACACGCGCGTCAACCAGTACGGCGGCGCCATCGCCTTCGGTCACCCGCTGGCCTCCTCCGGCGTCCGGCTGATGACCCAGCTGGCCCGGCAGTTCGAGGAGCAGCCGGAGGTCCGCTACGGCCTGACCACCATGTGCGTCGGCTTCGGCATGGGCGCGACGGTCATCTGGGAGAACCCGAACCACAAGGACGCCGGAGGCGACAAGTGA
- a CDS encoding PepSY domain-containing protein, translating into METNMSGVVTRRARPAGPRAIGLVCAVAAAGALLSGCGSDKAPQKDAGPPRAVPASAPASPSSSLNSDQAQRKALIPKAKVGYQQALKAAVAAVPSSKPIAAELKGTPTSPYWSTAVASSDGTVHDGRVDAITGKLTQSRTESDDSNDKKHLAAQLSKAKVTAQQAAETATEKTKGTVTTIELGNAENGSDAVAWTVGVVTPADWNQTTYGIDATNRKVLWTHTNND; encoded by the coding sequence ATGGAGACGAATATGAGTGGTGTCGTGACCCGGCGCGCACGCCCGGCGGGGCCGCGCGCGATCGGTCTGGTCTGCGCCGTCGCCGCCGCGGGCGCGCTGCTGTCGGGCTGCGGCAGCGACAAGGCCCCCCAGAAGGACGCCGGCCCCCCGCGGGCCGTGCCCGCCTCCGCCCCCGCCTCCCCGAGCAGTTCGCTCAACTCGGACCAGGCGCAGCGGAAGGCTCTGATCCCCAAGGCCAAGGTGGGCTACCAGCAGGCCCTGAAGGCGGCCGTGGCGGCCGTCCCCTCCTCGAAGCCGATCGCCGCGGAGCTCAAGGGCACACCCACCAGCCCCTACTGGAGCACCGCGGTCGCGTCGTCCGACGGGACGGTGCATGACGGCCGCGTCGATGCGATCACCGGAAAGCTGACGCAGTCGCGCACCGAGTCGGACGACTCCAACGACAAAAAGCATCTCGCCGCCCAGCTGTCCAAGGCCAAGGTCACGGCCCAGCAGGCCGCGGAGACGGCCACCGAAAAGACGAAGGGCACCGTCACCACCATCGAACTCGGCAACGCCGAGAACGGGAGCGACGCGGTGGCCTGGACCGTGGGCGTGGTGACCCCCGCCGACTGGAACCAGACGACCTACGGGATCGACGCGACCAACCGCAAGGTCCTGTGGACGCACACCAACAACGACTAG
- a CDS encoding ribonuclease D, which yields MTDAQKTAADMTLRAPGDSPPDSRPAPVPLLEPREGIPPVTATDEALAGIVAAFAAGTGPVAVDAERASGYRYGQRAYLVQLRREGAGSALIDPVGCPDLSALGEAIGDAEWVLHAATQDLPCLRDIGMVPTRLFDTELAGRLAGFARVGLGAMVENVLGFALEKGHSAVDWSTRPLPEPWLRYAALDVELLVDLRDALEEELEQQGKLEWARQEFAAIAAAPPPPPRKDPWRRTSGMHKVRRRRQMAVVRELWTARDQVAQRRDVSPGKVLGDAAIVEAALNLPPNSHALAALPGFGHRMGRRQLEQWQAAVDRARALAENELPQPGQPLNGPPPPRSWADKDPAAAARLSAARAAVTALAEDLNLPQENLITPDTVRRLCWEPPAEPSQESVAEVLQGHGARPWQIEQVAPILTEALLTDAG from the coding sequence GTGACCGACGCCCAAAAGACCGCAGCAGACATGACACTGCGAGCACCCGGAGACTCGCCTCCGGATTCCCGACCGGCGCCGGTTCCTCTCCTGGAGCCCCGCGAGGGCATCCCCCCGGTGACCGCCACCGACGAAGCGCTCGCCGGGATCGTGGCCGCCTTCGCGGCCGGCACGGGCCCCGTGGCCGTCGACGCCGAGCGGGCCTCGGGGTACCGCTACGGCCAGCGCGCCTACCTCGTACAGCTGCGCCGCGAAGGCGCCGGCAGCGCACTGATCGACCCGGTCGGCTGCCCCGACCTGTCGGCGCTGGGGGAGGCGATCGGCGACGCCGAGTGGGTGCTGCACGCAGCCACCCAGGACCTGCCGTGTCTGCGTGACATAGGGATGGTCCCCACCCGGCTGTTCGACACCGAGCTGGCCGGACGGCTGGCCGGCTTCGCCCGGGTCGGCCTGGGCGCCATGGTCGAGAACGTCCTCGGCTTCGCTCTGGAGAAGGGCCACTCCGCCGTCGACTGGTCCACCCGCCCGCTGCCCGAACCCTGGCTGCGCTACGCCGCGCTCGATGTCGAGCTGCTGGTGGATCTGCGCGACGCGCTGGAGGAGGAGCTGGAGCAGCAGGGGAAGCTGGAGTGGGCCCGGCAGGAATTCGCGGCCATCGCCGCCGCTCCCCCGCCACCGCCCCGCAAGGACCCCTGGCGCCGCACCTCCGGTATGCACAAGGTCAGACGGCGCCGCCAGATGGCGGTCGTACGGGAGCTGTGGACGGCCCGTGACCAGGTGGCCCAGCGGCGCGACGTCTCACCCGGCAAGGTGCTCGGGGACGCCGCGATCGTGGAGGCGGCACTGAATCTGCCGCCGAACAGCCACGCCCTGGCCGCGCTGCCCGGCTTCGGCCACCGTATGGGCCGCCGGCAGCTGGAGCAGTGGCAGGCCGCCGTCGACCGCGCCCGCGCACTGGCCGAGAACGAGCTGCCGCAGCCCGGCCAGCCACTCAACGGGCCGCCGCCGCCCCGCTCCTGGGCCGACAAGGACCCGGCCGCCGCGGCCCGGCTGTCGGCCGCCCGGGCTGCGGTCACCGCGCTCGCCGAGGACCTGAATCTGCCGCAGGAGAACCTGATCACTCCGGACACGGTGCGCCGGCTGTGCTGGGAGCCGCCGGCCGAGCCGAGCCAGGAGTCGGTCGCCGAGGTGCTGCAGGGCCATGGCGCCCGCCCCTGGCAGATCGAGCAGGTCGCACCGATCCTCACCGAGGCACTGCTGACCGACGCCGGCTGA
- a CDS encoding response regulator transcription factor, producing the protein MSVLLEQPSSLVAYRPNKPTAMVVVADPRVRSTVTRHLWALGVRDVIEASSIAEARPRVGNPRDICVADVHLPDGSGLTLLSETRAAGWPNGLALSAADDIGAVRNALAGGVKGYVVTGTRTNLGLPGRPGTSPIGATAARMQRRPPGAPGHPGGYRELSGREVEVLRLVAEGQSNKAIGVSMGLSALTVKSHLARIARKLGTGDRAGMVAVALRTGIIH; encoded by the coding sequence GTGTCTGTTCTCCTCGAGCAACCTTCGAGCCTGGTCGCCTACCGCCCGAACAAGCCGACGGCCATGGTCGTCGTGGCCGACCCTCGCGTCCGCTCCACCGTCACCCGCCACCTGTGGGCCCTCGGAGTGCGTGACGTGATCGAGGCGTCGTCCATCGCGGAGGCCCGTCCCCGCGTCGGCAACCCGCGCGACATTTGCGTTGCCGACGTCCACCTTCCCGACGGCTCCGGCCTCACCCTCCTGTCCGAGACCCGGGCGGCGGGCTGGCCCAACGGCCTGGCGCTGTCCGCGGCCGACGACATCGGCGCCGTGCGCAACGCCCTGGCCGGCGGCGTCAAGGGCTACGTCGTCACCGGCACCCGCACCAACCTGGGCCTTCCGGGCCGTCCGGGCACCTCGCCCATCGGCGCCACCGCGGCCCGTATGCAGCGCCGCCCGCCGGGCGCCCCCGGCCACCCCGGCGGCTACCGCGAGCTGTCGGGCCGCGAGGTCGAGGTGTTGCGGCTGGTGGCGGAGGGCCAGTCCAACAAGGCCATCGGCGTCTCGATGGGGCTGTCGGCCCTAACCGTGAAGAGCCATCTGGCCCGCATCGCCCGCAAGCTCGGTACCGGTGACCGGGCCGGAATGGTGGCGGTGGCACTGCGCACCGGCATCATCCACTGA
- a CDS encoding DUF3000 domain-containing protein → MAAAHEHLADSADDAPIPFRQAVDALRAARLRPEIEIDPTPAPKRLAPYAYALEAAVVERGAGPDGEDKDLADGRLVVLHNPAGDDTWQGTFRVVTLARAELEPEMGADPLLPEVSWSWLTGALDARGVRYGAPSGTVTRAGSHYFGGLAAREPATQIEIRASWTPAEGSGGVPELAVHLSAWCDLLCQVAGLPPATPDMTPRGGIVPLPQRRGAQPR, encoded by the coding sequence ATGGCTGCGGCTCATGAACACCTCGCGGACAGCGCGGACGACGCCCCGATCCCCTTCCGTCAGGCGGTCGATGCGCTCCGCGCGGCACGACTGCGGCCGGAGATCGAGATCGACCCGACACCCGCTCCGAAACGGCTCGCCCCGTACGCGTATGCGCTGGAGGCGGCGGTCGTCGAGCGCGGAGCGGGTCCGGACGGCGAGGACAAGGACCTGGCGGACGGCCGGCTGGTGGTGCTGCACAACCCGGCCGGGGACGACACCTGGCAGGGCACCTTCCGGGTGGTGACGCTGGCGCGCGCGGAGCTGGAGCCGGAGATGGGCGCCGATCCGCTGCTGCCGGAGGTGTCGTGGTCCTGGCTCACCGGTGCGCTGGACGCGCGCGGGGTGCGCTACGGCGCGCCGAGCGGGACGGTGACCCGCGCCGGCTCGCACTACTTCGGCGGGCTCGCGGCGCGTGAGCCCGCCACGCAGATCGAGATCCGGGCGTCGTGGACACCGGCCGAGGGCTCCGGCGGGGTGCCGGAGCTGGCGGTGCATCTGTCGGCGTGGTGCGATCTGCTCTGCCAGGTGGCGGGCCTGCCGCCGGCCACGCCCGATATGACGCCGCGCGGCGGGATCGTCCCGCTGCCGCAGCGCCGCGGCGCGCAGCCCCGCTGA
- the hemE gene encoding uroporphyrinogen decarboxylase has product MSANDCPTGQQQTGTHDSAFLKACRREPVPHTPVWFMRQAGRSLPEYRKVREGIAMLDSCMRPDLVTEITLQPVRRHNVDAAIYFSDIVVPLKALGIDLDIKPGVGPVVENPIRTRADLAQLRALEPGDVSYVTEAIGMLVRELGGTPLIGFAGAPFTLASYLVEGGPSRNHERTKALMYGDPQLWADLLDRLADITAAFLKVQIAAGASAVQLFDSWVGALSPADYRRSVMPASAKVFRAVEGLGVPRIHFGVGTGELLGLMGEAGADVVGVDWRVPMDEAARRVGAGKALQGNIDPAVLFAPREAVETKAREVLDAAAGLDGHIFNLGHGVLPTTDPEALTRLVEYVHTQTAR; this is encoded by the coding sequence GTGAGCGCCAACGATTGCCCCACGGGCCAGCAGCAGACCGGTACACACGACTCGGCCTTCCTCAAGGCGTGCCGGCGTGAGCCGGTGCCGCATACCCCTGTGTGGTTCATGCGCCAGGCCGGGCGCTCACTGCCCGAGTACCGCAAGGTCCGCGAGGGCATCGCGATGCTCGACTCCTGCATGCGGCCCGATCTCGTCACCGAGATCACGCTGCAGCCCGTGCGCCGTCACAACGTCGACGCCGCCATCTACTTCAGCGACATCGTGGTCCCCCTCAAGGCCCTCGGCATCGACCTCGACATCAAGCCCGGCGTCGGCCCGGTCGTCGAGAACCCGATCCGCACCCGCGCCGACCTGGCGCAGCTGCGCGCCCTGGAGCCCGGCGACGTCTCGTACGTCACCGAGGCCATCGGCATGCTCGTCCGCGAGCTGGGCGGCACGCCGCTGATCGGCTTCGCCGGTGCGCCCTTCACGCTCGCCAGCTACCTCGTCGAGGGCGGCCCGTCCCGTAACCACGAGCGCACCAAGGCCCTCATGTACGGCGACCCGCAGCTGTGGGCCGACCTGCTGGACCGGCTCGCCGACATCACCGCCGCCTTCCTCAAGGTCCAGATCGCGGCCGGCGCGAGCGCCGTCCAGCTCTTCGACTCCTGGGTCGGTGCGCTCTCGCCGGCCGACTACCGCCGCTCGGTGATGCCCGCCTCCGCCAAGGTCTTCCGGGCGGTCGAGGGCCTGGGCGTGCCGCGTATCCACTTCGGCGTCGGCACCGGCGAACTCCTCGGCCTGATGGGCGAGGCGGGCGCGGATGTCGTCGGCGTCGACTGGCGGGTCCCGATGGACGAGGCGGCCCGCCGGGTCGGTGCCGGCAAGGCGCTGCAGGGCAATATCGACCCGGCCGTGCTCTTCGCGCCCCGCGAGGCCGTCGAGACCAAGGCCCGCGAGGTGCTGGACGCGGCCGCCGGACTGGACGGCCACATCTTCAATCTCGGCCACGGTGTCCTGCCCACCACCGACCCGGAGGCGCTGACCCGCCTCGTCGAGTACGTCCACACGCAGACGGCGCGCTGA
- a CDS encoding FAD-dependent oxidoreductase, with translation MAAEHLVIVGGDAAGMAAASQARRLRKPAELAVTAFERSHYTSYSACGIPYWVGGEVDGPDALIARTAGEHRARDIDLRMRCEVTELDLDRGRVRFRELEDGGRESWTGFDKLVLATGARPRRPDLPGIDAPGVHGVQTLDDGRALLDTLDASPGRRAVVVGAGYIGVEMAEALIRRGYEVTVLEQSAQPMSTLDPDMGALVHEAMCAMGIETVRGATVTGVLTDEGSTPGGGRARAVTTEDAEYPADVVVLGLGVRPETTLAAAAGLPLGTSGGLLTDLAMRVRGHDHIWAGGDCVEVLDLVSGQLRHIPLGTHANKHGQVIGTNAGGGYATFPGVVGTAVSKVCDLEIARTGLLEREARAAGLRFVTVTVEAANRAGYYPGARPMHVKMLAERRTGRLLGVQIVGREGAGKRVDVAAVALTAGMTVEQMTALDLGYAPPFSPVWDPVLVAARKAVGAVRDAGA, from the coding sequence ATGGCGGCGGAGCACCTGGTCATTGTCGGGGGCGATGCGGCGGGGATGGCCGCCGCATCGCAGGCACGCCGGCTGCGGAAGCCGGCCGAGCTGGCGGTCACCGCGTTCGAGCGCAGCCACTACACCTCGTACTCCGCCTGCGGTATCCCGTACTGGGTGGGCGGCGAGGTCGACGGCCCGGACGCGCTGATCGCCCGTACGGCCGGGGAACACCGGGCCAGGGACATCGATCTGCGGATGCGCTGCGAGGTCACCGAACTCGACCTGGACCGGGGCCGGGTGCGCTTCCGGGAGCTGGAGGACGGCGGCCGGGAGTCATGGACCGGCTTCGACAAGCTGGTGCTGGCGACCGGCGCGCGCCCGCGCAGGCCCGATCTGCCGGGGATCGACGCGCCCGGCGTGCACGGCGTGCAGACGCTGGACGACGGCCGGGCCCTGCTGGACACCCTCGACGCCTCCCCGGGCCGGCGGGCGGTCGTCGTCGGCGCCGGCTACATCGGCGTGGAGATGGCCGAGGCCCTGATCCGCCGGGGCTACGAGGTCACCGTCCTGGAGCAGAGCGCACAGCCGATGTCGACCCTCGACCCGGACATGGGCGCGCTCGTCCATGAGGCGATGTGCGCGATGGGCATCGAGACGGTGCGCGGGGCAACCGTCACCGGTGTGCTGACCGACGAGGGGAGCACCCCCGGGGGCGGCCGGGCCCGCGCGGTCACCACCGAGGACGCCGAGTACCCGGCGGATGTGGTCGTGCTGGGCCTGGGCGTACGCCCCGAGACCACGCTCGCCGCAGCGGCCGGCCTGCCGCTGGGCACGTCCGGCGGACTGCTCACCGACCTCGCCATGCGGGTGCGGGGCCACGATCACATCTGGGCGGGCGGCGACTGCGTCGAGGTCCTGGACCTGGTCTCCGGGCAGCTGCGGCATATCCCGCTGGGCACCCACGCCAACAAGCACGGGCAGGTCATCGGCACCAATGCGGGCGGCGGCTATGCGACCTTCCCCGGTGTCGTCGGCACGGCCGTCAGCAAGGTCTGCGATCTGGAGATCGCCCGGACGGGGCTGCTGGAGCGCGAGGCGCGCGCCGCCGGTCTGCGCTTCGTCACGGTGACCGTCGAGGCCGCCAACCGCGCCGGCTACTACCCCGGCGCCCGCCCGATGCACGTCAAGATGCTCGCCGAGCGCCGTACGGGCCGGCTGCTGGGGGTGCAGATCGTCGGCCGGGAGGGCGCCGGCAAGCGGGTGGACGTCGCGGCGGTCGCGCTGACGGCCGGCATGACGGTGGAGCAGATGACCGCGCTCGACCTCGGCTACGCCCCGCCGTTCTCCCCGGTCTGGGACCCCGTCCTGGTGGCGGCCCGCAAAGCCGTCGGTGCCGTACGGGACGCCGGGGCCTGA
- a CDS encoding thiolase family protein: MTDPRLRDVYIVDAVRTPVGKYGGALAAVRPDDLAAHVVKALVDRTPDLDPARIDDVCFGDANGAGEDNRNVARMAVLLAGLPVTVPGVTVNRLCGSGLEAVIQAARAIAHGDAHIAVAGGVESMSRAPYVLRKPERAFPAGHQEMFSSTLGWRMVNPRMAPEWTVALGEGAELIADRHGITREQQDVFALASHQKAVRAWREGAYDDEVVPLPEVDLLRDETIREASSLESLSKLKPVFRTAGGTVTAGNSSPLNDGAAALLLVDEEGLRATGREPLARIRASAVTGIEPQLFGLGPVEAVRRALERSGRGFAEVATFELNEAFAAQALGCIGQWPDLDPAVVNPRGGAIAIGHPLGASGARLAGAVAHQLAAVGSGTGLAALCIGVGQGLALVLER; encoded by the coding sequence ATGACCGACCCACGCCTGCGGGATGTCTACATCGTCGATGCCGTACGGACCCCCGTCGGCAAGTACGGCGGCGCGCTGGCCGCGGTCCGGCCGGACGATCTCGCCGCCCATGTGGTCAAGGCCCTGGTGGACCGCACACCGGACCTCGATCCGGCGCGGATCGACGATGTCTGTTTCGGCGACGCGAACGGCGCGGGCGAGGACAACCGCAATGTGGCGCGGATGGCGGTGCTGCTGGCGGGGCTGCCGGTGACCGTCCCCGGCGTGACCGTGAACCGGCTGTGCGGGTCCGGTCTGGAGGCGGTCATCCAGGCGGCGCGCGCCATCGCGCACGGCGATGCGCATATCGCGGTGGCGGGCGGTGTGGAGTCGATGAGCCGTGCGCCCTATGTGCTGCGCAAACCCGAACGCGCCTTTCCCGCGGGCCATCAGGAGATGTTCTCCTCGACGCTGGGCTGGCGGATGGTCAATCCGCGGATGGCCCCGGAGTGGACGGTGGCGCTGGGCGAGGGCGCCGAGCTGATCGCCGACCGGCACGGCATCACCCGCGAGCAGCAGGACGTCTTCGCGCTGGCCAGCCATCAGAAGGCGGTCCGCGCCTGGCGGGAGGGCGCCTACGACGACGAGGTGGTGCCGCTGCCCGAGGTGGACCTGCTGCGGGACGAGACGATCCGGGAGGCGTCCTCCCTGGAGTCGCTGTCCAAGCTGAAGCCGGTGTTCCGTACGGCCGGGGGCACGGTCACCGCCGGGAACTCCTCGCCGCTCAACGACGGCGCGGCGGCCCTGCTGCTGGTGGACGAGGAGGGCCTGCGGGCCACCGGGCGCGAACCGCTGGCCCGTATCCGTGCGAGCGCGGTGACCGGTATCGAGCCGCAGCTGTTCGGCCTGGGGCCGGTGGAAGCGGTACGGCGGGCCCTGGAGCGGTCCGGGCGCGGCTTCGCCGAGGTGGCGACGTTCGAGCTCAACGAGGCGTTCGCGGCTCAGGCCTTGGGCTGCATCGGGCAGTGGCCGGACCTGGACCCCGCCGTGGTCAATCCGCGCGGTGGCGCCATCGCCATCGGCCACCCGCTGGGTGCCTCCGGTGCCCGTCTCGCGGGAGCGGTGGCCCACCAACTTGCCGCTGTGGGCTCGGGCACCGGGCTCGCCGCGCTGTGCATCGGCGTGGGGCAGGGGCTCGCGCTGGTCCTGGAGCGCTGA
- the hemG gene encoding protoporphyrinogen oxidase, protein MSAAHTPTGRGPGSTGHVVVIGGGISGLAAAHRLLEGGARVTVLEATDRLGGKLRAGEIAGVPVDLGAESMLARRPEAVDLARAVGIGDRLQPPATAGASLWTRGALRPMPTGHVMGVPGDLGPLTASGVLSPEGIARIDEDARLPRTEVGEDVAVGTYVARRLGREVVDRLVEPLLGGVYAGDAYRISMRAAVPPLFEAARTHRSLLDGVRGIQARTAATVHQTGAAATGPVFMGIEGGIGTLPGAVADAVRAKGGEIRTGTPVTAVRRTPDGWQLDLDGAALTADAVVLATPAPAAARLLTPVCRPAAAELDSVEYASMALVTLAFRRADVEGRLTGSGFLVPPVDGRKIKASTFSGNKWGWSGRFDPDLFVLRTSIGRYGDEEDLTREDSELVGFSRADLREAVGLDAAPVASRVTRWDGGLPQYPVGHLERVARIQDAMAQLPGLRVCGALYGGVGIPACIASGRTAADDILTTLRPDSVPAE, encoded by the coding sequence ATGAGCGCAGCGCACACCCCCACGGGCCGGGGGCCCGGCAGCACCGGTCATGTGGTCGTCATCGGCGGAGGCATCTCCGGGCTGGCGGCGGCGCACCGGCTGCTCGAAGGCGGCGCCCGGGTGACCGTCCTGGAAGCGACGGACCGGCTCGGCGGCAAGCTGCGGGCAGGTGAGATCGCGGGGGTCCCGGTCGATCTGGGCGCCGAATCGATGCTGGCCAGGCGGCCGGAGGCGGTGGATCTCGCGCGCGCCGTCGGCATCGGGGACCGGCTGCAGCCGCCCGCCACGGCAGGTGCCTCCCTGTGGACGCGCGGCGCGCTGCGGCCGATGCCCACCGGCCATGTCATGGGCGTCCCCGGGGACCTCGGCCCGCTCACCGCCTCCGGTGTGCTCTCCCCTGAGGGGATCGCCCGTATCGACGAGGACGCCAGGCTCCCGCGCACCGAGGTCGGCGAGGACGTCGCCGTCGGCACCTATGTCGCCCGGCGGCTCGGCCGCGAGGTCGTCGACCGGCTCGTGGAACCCCTCCTCGGCGGGGTGTACGCGGGCGACGCGTACCGGATCTCGATGCGTGCCGCCGTCCCCCCGCTCTTCGAGGCCGCGCGGACGCACCGTTCCCTGCTCGACGGCGTACGGGGCATCCAGGCGCGGACCGCCGCGACCGTCCACCAGACCGGGGCCGCCGCGACCGGACCCGTCTTCATGGGCATCGAGGGCGGCATCGGGACGCTGCCGGGCGCGGTGGCCGACGCCGTACGGGCGAAGGGCGGCGAGATCCGCACGGGCACACCGGTCACCGCGGTGCGGCGGACCCCCGACGGCTGGCAGCTCGACCTCGACGGCGCCGCGCTCACCGCCGACGCCGTCGTCCTCGCCACCCCCGCGCCGGCCGCGGCCCGCCTCCTCACTCCCGTCTGCCGGCCGGCCGCCGCCGAGCTGGACTCCGTCGAGTACGCCTCCATGGCCCTGGTGACCCTGGCCTTCCGCCGCGCCGACGTCGAAGGGCGGCTGACCGGCAGCGGCTTCCTCGTCCCGCCCGTGGACGGCCGCAAGATCAAGGCGTCCACCTTCTCCGGCAACAAGTGGGGCTGGTCCGGCCGCTTTGACCCGGACCTCTTCGTGCTGCGCACCTCGATCGGCCGCTATGGCGACGAGGAGGATCTGACGCGCGAGGACTCCGAACTTGTCGGCTTCTCGCGCGCCGACCTGCGCGAGGCGGTCGGGCTGGACGCGGCGCCGGTCGCCTCGAGGGTCACCCGCTGGGACGGCGGACTGCCCCAGTACCCGGTCGGCCACCTGGAGCGGGTGGCCCGCATCCAGGACGCCATGGCGCAGCTGCCGGGCCTGCGGGTGTGCGGCGCGCTCTACGGGGGCGTCGGCATCCCGGCCTGTATCGCCTCGGGCCGCACGGCCGCCGACGACATCCTCACCACCCTGCGCCCGGACTCCGTCCCCGCCGAGTGA
- the hemQ gene encoding hydrogen peroxide-dependent heme synthase, protein MTDASTPASAPQAPAAPEKVPHAGKKAKDLNEIIRYTLWSVFKLREVLPEDRSGYAEEVEELFAQLAAKDVVVRGTYDVSGLRADADVMIWWHSESSDALQEAYNLFRRTRLGRVLEPVWSNMALHRPAEFNKSHIPAFLADEEPRAYVSVYPFVRSYEWYLLPDEDRRRMLADHGKMARGFPDVRANTVPSFSLGDYEWVLAFEADELYRIVDLMRHLRGSEARMHVREEIPFYTGRRKPVSELVAGLA, encoded by the coding sequence ATGACAGACGCTTCCACTCCCGCTTCCGCGCCGCAGGCACCCGCGGCGCCCGAGAAGGTTCCGCACGCCGGCAAGAAGGCCAAGGACCTCAACGAGATCATCCGCTACACCCTCTGGTCGGTGTTCAAGCTGCGCGAGGTCCTTCCGGAGGACCGCAGCGGCTACGCCGAGGAGGTCGAGGAGCTGTTCGCGCAGCTCGCGGCCAAGGACGTGGTGGTGCGCGGCACCTACGACGTGTCCGGCCTGCGTGCCGACGCCGACGTCATGATCTGGTGGCACTCGGAGAGCTCGGACGCCCTCCAGGAGGCGTACAACCTCTTCCGCCGCACGCGGCTGGGCCGGGTGCTGGAGCCGGTGTGGTCGAACATGGCGCTGCACCGCCCCGCCGAGTTCAACAAGTCGCACATCCCGGCCTTCCTGGCCGACGAGGAGCCGCGCGCCTATGTGAGCGTCTACCCCTTCGTGCGCTCCTACGAGTGGTACCTCCTGCCCGACGAGGACCGCCGCCGGATGCTGGCCGACCACGGCAAGATGGCCCGGGGCTTCCCGGACGTGCGCGCCAACACCGTGCCGTCGTTCTCGCTCGGCGACTACGAGTGGGTGCTCGCGTTCGAGGCCGATGAGCTCTACCGCATCGTCGACCTGATGCGTCATCTGCGCGGCTCCGAGGCGCGGATGCACGTCCGCGAGGAGATCCCCTTCTACACCGGGCGCCGCAAGCCGGTCTCCGAGCTGGTCGCGGGCCTGGCGTAA